One genomic segment of Nonomuraea coxensis DSM 45129 includes these proteins:
- the rbsK gene encoding ribokinase — protein MIAVFGSANMDLVAYVDRAPARGETVTGHRFRTVPGGKGANQAVAAARAGAEVAFLGAVGDDGFGTELRAALAAAGVDVRGLREVPGPSGIAHIVVDDDGGNSIIVVPGANGTVTGPSEADLAAIAGSRALLLQLELPMPAVVAAAEAGRAAGVPVILTPAPAQPLPGALLDAVTMIVPNEHEAAAITGATGPDAALDALLERVEEAVITLGAAGALYGSRSGERLRVPAAEVKAVDTTAAGDTFVGALAVARAEGRPMAGALRFATAAAALSVLREGASTSMPHRREIEDFLA, from the coding sequence ATGATCGCGGTTTTCGGCAGCGCCAACATGGACCTGGTCGCCTACGTCGACCGGGCGCCGGCCCGCGGCGAGACGGTCACCGGGCACCGCTTCCGCACCGTGCCCGGCGGCAAGGGGGCCAACCAGGCCGTCGCGGCCGCCCGGGCGGGGGCGGAGGTGGCCTTCCTCGGCGCGGTCGGCGACGACGGGTTCGGCACCGAGCTGCGCGCCGCGCTGGCCGCCGCCGGGGTGGACGTGCGCGGCCTGCGCGAGGTGCCAGGGCCGAGCGGCATCGCGCACATCGTCGTGGACGACGACGGAGGCAACTCCATCATCGTCGTCCCGGGCGCGAACGGCACCGTCACCGGCCCCTCCGAGGCCGACCTGGCGGCCATCGCCGGGTCGCGGGCGCTGCTGCTCCAGCTCGAACTGCCGATGCCCGCCGTCGTGGCCGCCGCCGAGGCCGGGCGGGCCGCCGGCGTCCCGGTCATCCTCACGCCCGCGCCCGCGCAGCCGCTGCCCGGCGCGCTGCTCGACGCGGTCACGATGATCGTCCCGAACGAGCACGAGGCCGCCGCCATCACCGGCGCCACCGGCCCGGACGCCGCCCTCGACGCCCTGCTGGAGCGGGTCGAGGAGGCCGTCATCACGCTCGGCGCCGCGGGCGCGCTCTACGGGTCGCGCTCCGGGGAGCGGCTGCGGGTGCCGGCCGCCGAGGTCAAGGCCGTGGACACCACGGCGGCCGGGGACACGTTCGTGGGGGCGCTGGCCGTGGCCCGCGCCGAAGGCCGGCCCATGGCCGGCGCCCTCCGCTTCGCCACCGCGGCGGCGGCGCTGTCGGTGCTGCGCGAGGGCGCCAGCACCTCGATGCCGCACCGGCGCGAGATCGAGGACTTCCTGGCCTGA
- a CDS encoding ADP-ribosylglycohydrolase family protein, with the protein MIRLTWVQPEDLVGHELRQAAEDGRDPARVRAVAERWHAAGGHDAPPRAGASEAGAARLRGLAEELLDELEALPSPLEEPSELADIAAACPAWPAARPGGTADPRRVLAAWQGRAAGCVLGKPVEKIPRAGIREIAEATGNWPIRGWFTARGLPDDVARRWPWNRRSAVNSLAENVDGVPEDDDLNYPLLALTVLERHGRGFTTEDVARLWLDELPAGRTFTAERVAYRNLLDGVEPPETATRRNPFREWIGAFIRTDVYGWVNPGDPATAAAYAWRDARLTHTANGIYGAMFAAAMCAASLTAGTPEEVVEAGLSVVPPGSRLHRAVREAVADAAREPDFERVVDRLHERHGALHWVHTIHNAALVAATLVHGRGDFTATIAGAVAGGWDTDSAGATAGSVCGALAGEVPERWRLRDSLASSLTGFDGVSLGELARRTQEMMRT; encoded by the coding sequence GTGATCCGTCTCACCTGGGTCCAGCCGGAGGACCTGGTCGGGCACGAGCTGCGCCAGGCCGCCGAGGACGGCCGCGACCCCGCCAGGGTGCGCGCGGTCGCCGAGCGCTGGCACGCGGCGGGCGGGCACGACGCCCCGCCGCGCGCCGGCGCGTCCGAGGCGGGCGCGGCGCGGCTGCGCGGCCTGGCCGAGGAGCTGCTGGACGAGCTGGAAGCTCTCCCGTCGCCGCTGGAGGAGCCGTCGGAGCTGGCGGACATCGCCGCCGCCTGCCCCGCCTGGCCCGCCGCCCGGCCGGGCGGCACGGCCGACCCGCGCCGGGTGCTGGCCGCCTGGCAGGGCCGGGCGGCCGGATGCGTGCTCGGCAAGCCCGTGGAGAAGATCCCGCGCGCGGGCATCAGGGAGATCGCCGAGGCCACCGGCAACTGGCCGATCCGCGGCTGGTTCACCGCCCGCGGCCTGCCGGACGACGTGGCGCGCCGCTGGCCGTGGAACCGCCGCAGCGCCGTCAACTCCCTCGCCGAGAACGTCGACGGCGTCCCCGAGGACGACGACCTCAACTACCCGCTGCTCGCGCTGACCGTGCTGGAGCGCCACGGACGCGGCTTCACCACCGAGGACGTGGCCCGGCTGTGGCTGGACGAGCTGCCGGCCGGGCGGACGTTCACGGCCGAGCGGGTGGCGTACCGCAACCTGCTGGACGGCGTCGAGCCGCCGGAGACGGCGACCCGGCGCAACCCGTTCCGCGAGTGGATCGGCGCGTTCATCAGGACGGACGTCTACGGCTGGGTCAACCCGGGCGATCCGGCCACGGCCGCCGCGTACGCCTGGCGCGACGCCCGCCTCACCCACACCGCGAACGGGATCTACGGGGCGATGTTCGCCGCCGCGATGTGCGCGGCCTCGCTGACCGCCGGCACGCCGGAGGAGGTCGTCGAGGCCGGGCTGTCCGTGGTGCCGCCGGGCTCGCGCCTGCACCGCGCCGTCAGGGAGGCCGTCGCCGACGCCGCCCGCGAGCCGGACTTCGAACGCGTCGTGGACCGGCTGCACGAGCGGCACGGCGCCCTCCACTGGGTGCACACCATCCACAACGCGGCCCTCGTCGCCGCGACCCTCGTCCACGGGCGGGGCGACTTCACCGCCACGATCGCCGGAGCCGTCGCCGGCGGCTGGGACACCGACTCGGCGGGCGCGACCGCCGGCTCGGTCTGCGGCGCGCTCGCCGGGGAGGTGCCCGAGCGGTGGCGCCTCCGCGACAGCCTGGCCAGCAGCCTGACCGGGTTCGACGGCGTGAGCCTCGGCGAGCTGGCCCGGCGTACTCAGGAGATGATGCGGACATGA
- a CDS encoding ADP-ribosylglycohydrolase family protein, with protein MTPLEDRATGCVAGAAVGDALGGATEGWTPEQIVERYGGRVEGIVPPYNEDWRNARPIAPYHKGDGHITDDTLMTHALIRVYEKAGRHLDAYAMAEHLVPELMSERRWIPELEAEALPLQRIFLAEKWIVARLHYGHADPREAGVGNIVNCGAAMYVAPVGIVNAADPDAAYAEAIDLTGAHQSSYGREAAGVMAAAVAEAMRPGATADSVVSACLRLAKDGTRAAIEAVCEAAAGLGHWEGSFETLRAAVRPYDTVADTYRDQGLGARRPSRVHSIEELPLALGMLVIAKGDYRDTVLGGVNYGRDADSIASMGGAIAGALGGLAAVPAEWVEQVGAASRTDLVAPGRAIAAVARRVRAGDQERRRAAEAAFAELDRP; from the coding sequence ATGACGCCGCTTGAGGACAGGGCGACCGGCTGCGTGGCGGGGGCGGCGGTCGGCGACGCGCTGGGCGGCGCCACCGAGGGCTGGACCCCCGAGCAGATCGTCGAGCGCTACGGCGGGCGCGTCGAGGGGATCGTGCCGCCGTACAACGAGGACTGGCGCAACGCCCGCCCGATCGCGCCGTACCACAAGGGCGACGGCCACATCACCGACGACACCCTCATGACGCACGCGCTCATCCGCGTCTACGAGAAGGCCGGCCGGCACCTCGACGCGTACGCGATGGCTGAGCACCTGGTGCCCGAGCTGATGAGCGAGCGGCGCTGGATCCCCGAGCTGGAGGCCGAGGCGCTGCCGCTGCAGCGGATCTTCCTGGCCGAGAAGTGGATCGTGGCCCGGCTGCACTACGGCCACGCCGACCCGCGCGAGGCCGGCGTCGGCAACATCGTCAACTGCGGCGCCGCCATGTACGTCGCCCCCGTCGGCATCGTCAACGCCGCCGACCCCGACGCCGCCTACGCCGAGGCGATCGACCTGACCGGCGCCCACCAGTCCAGCTACGGCCGGGAGGCCGCGGGCGTCATGGCCGCCGCCGTGGCCGAGGCCATGCGGCCGGGCGCCACCGCCGACTCCGTCGTGTCCGCCTGCCTGCGCCTGGCCAAGGACGGCACCAGGGCCGCCATCGAGGCGGTCTGCGAGGCCGCCGCCGGGCTCGGGCACTGGGAGGGCTCGTTCGAGACGCTGCGGGCCGCCGTACGCCCCTACGACACGGTCGCCGACACCTACCGCGACCAGGGCCTCGGCGCGCGGCGGCCGAGCCGCGTGCACAGCATCGAGGAGCTGCCGCTGGCGCTCGGCATGCTGGTGATCGCCAAGGGCGACTACCGCGACACCGTGCTGGGCGGCGTCAACTACGGGCGCGACGCCGACTCCATCGCCTCCATGGGCGGCGCCATCGCGGGCGCGCTCGGCGGGCTCGCAGCGGTGCCGGCGGAGTGGGTGGAGCAGGTGGGGGCGGCGAGCCGTACGGACCTGGTGGCCCCCGGCCGGGCCATCGCGGCGGTCGCGCGCCGGGTGCGGGCCGGCGACCAGGAGCGGCGGCGGGCCGCCGAGGCCGCCTTCGCCGAGCTGGACCGCCCGTGA
- a CDS encoding ADP-ribosylglycohydrolase family protein has translation MPGDRIRGAVAGLAVGDAAGWPASRHRAALHAPWSRRLHRELDAFAEEHRVTTLPVPFALNQPTAPLAAGPSDDAEWLAWTLLTADRPRAAAFRELIGQDLRARVSVRTALDNLDRGVEPPASGHDNPHHFDDAAAVRAVAFGVLGRDPSDDAQVTNAGDGVLGARAMAAAVTTAVATGDVTRAVEAALDLLPAGTAIGHNARLALSAAERAGDAFAAVPALDAALLDHVYSYGVGAAQTVPAALALAAASGGDLTRAVPAAACLAALADSAPALTGALTGASGGLEAIPEGWTASARTLAGCCLPELAGQDLIELTKGLA, from the coding sequence ATGCCGGGGGACAGGATCAGAGGAGCCGTCGCCGGGCTCGCCGTCGGTGACGCCGCGGGCTGGCCCGCGAGCCGGCACCGCGCGGCCCTGCACGCGCCCTGGAGCAGGCGGCTCCATCGGGAGCTGGACGCCTTCGCCGAGGAGCACCGGGTCACGACGCTGCCGGTGCCGTTCGCGCTCAACCAGCCGACCGCGCCGCTGGCCGCCGGCCCATCCGACGACGCCGAATGGCTCGCCTGGACGCTGCTGACCGCCGACCGGCCGCGCGCGGCGGCCTTCCGCGAGCTGATCGGCCAGGACCTGCGGGCGCGCGTCTCGGTGCGGACCGCGCTCGACAACCTGGACAGGGGCGTCGAGCCGCCCGCGTCAGGGCACGACAACCCGCACCACTTCGACGACGCCGCCGCGGTCCGCGCCGTCGCGTTCGGGGTCCTGGGGAGGGACCCGTCGGACGACGCCCAGGTCACCAACGCCGGCGACGGCGTGCTCGGCGCGCGGGCCATGGCCGCCGCCGTGACCACGGCCGTGGCCACCGGCGACGTGACGCGGGCGGTGGAGGCGGCGCTGGACCTGCTGCCCGCCGGCACCGCGATCGGGCACAACGCCCGCCTCGCGCTGAGCGCCGCCGAACGGGCCGGCGACGCGTTCGCCGCCGTGCCCGCCCTCGACGCGGCGCTGCTCGACCACGTCTACAGCTACGGCGTGGGCGCCGCCCAGACGGTGCCCGCGGCGCTGGCGCTGGCCGCGGCCTCCGGAGGCGACCTGACCAGGGCCGTGCCCGCGGCGGCGTGCCTGGCCGCGCTGGCCGACTCGGCGCCGGCGCTGACCGGCGCGCTCACGGGGGCCTCCGGCGGCTTGGAGGCGATCCCGGAGGGGTGGACCGCCTCGGCCCGGACGCTGGCAGGCTGTTGCCTGCCGGAACTGGCCGGCCAGGATCTGATCGAACTGACGAAAGGACTCGCATGA
- a CDS encoding ADP-ribosylglycohydrolase family protein, with product MTSYRERARGCLLGLAAGDALGAPAENLSPAEIRRRWGRLTEIEGGGTDDTEYAIFAASLLGRHGHGLTPELVARAYRDEVIPRVDGPMRGAGFSELGTVEALRRGLEPPLTGLVHSHGWSDGLAMRAAPYGIFCPGDPAEAARLVEQDGLVSGSGEGILGGRAVAGAVAAAMSGAGPEDVVDAALAVIPADSWTSRNIRRARAVLGEAAPDELVEALHEAVVVRHYPWTDLAPEAVALALAAFLAGGGEVEPAVTFGVSLGRDADTIGAIAGAVSGARQGERGVPARWAARIGPVTGKCLPVVAGRHVLTTADELAGMVTGEPVRGR from the coding sequence GTGACCTCCTACCGGGAACGGGCCCGGGGGTGTCTGCTCGGCCTCGCGGCCGGCGACGCCCTCGGGGCCCCCGCCGAGAACCTGTCGCCGGCCGAGATCCGGCGGCGGTGGGGGCGGCTCACCGAGATCGAGGGCGGCGGCACGGACGACACCGAGTACGCCATCTTCGCCGCCTCGCTGCTCGGGCGGCACGGCCACGGGCTGACCCCTGAGCTGGTCGCGCGGGCGTACCGGGACGAGGTCATCCCGAGGGTGGACGGGCCGATGCGCGGCGCCGGGTTCTCGGAGCTGGGCACCGTCGAAGCGCTTCGACGCGGGCTGGAGCCGCCGCTCACCGGGCTGGTCCACTCCCACGGCTGGTCCGACGGGCTGGCCATGCGCGCCGCCCCGTACGGGATCTTCTGCCCGGGAGACCCGGCGGAGGCGGCCAGGCTCGTGGAGCAGGACGGCCTGGTGAGCGGGTCGGGCGAGGGCATACTCGGCGGTCGCGCGGTCGCGGGGGCCGTGGCCGCCGCGATGTCCGGCGCCGGGCCCGAGGACGTCGTGGACGCCGCCCTGGCGGTGATCCCCGCCGACTCCTGGACCTCCAGGAACATCCGCCGCGCCCGCGCCGTCCTCGGCGAGGCGGCGCCGGACGAGCTCGTCGAGGCGCTGCACGAGGCCGTCGTCGTCCGGCACTACCCGTGGACCGACCTCGCCCCGGAGGCCGTCGCGCTCGCGCTGGCCGCCTTCCTGGCCGGCGGCGGCGAGGTGGAGCCGGCGGTGACGTTCGGGGTGAGCCTCGGGCGGGACGCCGACACCATCGGGGCCATCGCCGGGGCCGTCAGCGGCGCGCGGCAGGGCGAGCGCGGCGTGCCCGCCCGCTGGGCGGCCAGGATCGGGCCGGTGACCGGCAAGTGCCTTCCCGTCGTGGCGGGACGGCACGTGCTCACGACCGCCGACGAACTCGCCGGCATGGTGACCGGCGAGCCCGTGAGAGGACGGTGA
- a CDS encoding ABC transporter substrate-binding protein, which translates to MRIRSALAAAAIVALAGACGSGGGDGGSSSSSSSGEPVKINFLSLAWQKESVAANKQIVDEWNKANPNIQVTYVQGSWDNVNDQLVTQFAGGTAPDVIHNDSPALSGFAADGYLMDLKDKLPAELKGDIPQAAWDTVTFDDGKGGQGVYGVPFLQESQVIIANKKLLDAAKVRVPTAAEPWTWDEFSEAAKKMTKDGTYGVAWAMKSPVNKTLNLALNFGGTFFQTAGGKTTVKVGPEEREVLQRIHDQLHTDKSADPDALGQGTADPLPAFYKGKFALLPAGVYLRQQVAEQAPDGFEWVTLPGPKGTTAQQGAVSQTLSVAQDSKHPEEAMKFIAHFLNGPNQARLAKGDWLLPTSQAAASDPAITTEENGWDVATASAKNLVVAPFLKVNGFDEWKTKVATPVLQEYFAGKISLDDAAKRLVEEGNKVLERYQR; encoded by the coding sequence ATGCGTATCAGGTCCGCTCTGGCGGCGGCCGCCATCGTGGCGCTCGCCGGCGCGTGCGGCAGCGGAGGCGGCGACGGCGGCTCCTCGTCGTCGTCCTCCTCCGGCGAGCCGGTCAAGATCAATTTCCTGAGCCTCGCCTGGCAGAAGGAATCCGTCGCCGCGAACAAGCAGATCGTGGACGAGTGGAACAAGGCCAACCCGAACATCCAGGTCACCTACGTCCAGGGGAGCTGGGACAACGTCAACGACCAGCTCGTCACCCAGTTCGCCGGCGGCACCGCGCCCGACGTCATCCACAACGACTCGCCCGCGCTGTCCGGGTTCGCCGCCGACGGCTACCTGATGGACCTCAAGGACAAGCTGCCCGCCGAGCTGAAGGGCGACATCCCGCAGGCCGCCTGGGACACCGTCACCTTCGACGACGGCAAGGGCGGCCAGGGCGTCTACGGCGTGCCGTTCCTCCAGGAGTCGCAGGTCATCATCGCCAACAAGAAGCTGCTCGACGCGGCCAAGGTGCGCGTCCCCACCGCCGCCGAGCCGTGGACGTGGGACGAGTTCTCCGAGGCCGCCAAGAAGATGACCAAGGACGGCACGTACGGCGTCGCCTGGGCCATGAAGTCGCCGGTCAACAAGACGCTCAACCTGGCGCTGAACTTCGGCGGCACGTTCTTCCAGACCGCCGGCGGCAAGACCACCGTCAAGGTCGGCCCCGAGGAGCGCGAGGTGCTCCAGCGCATCCACGACCAGCTCCACACCGACAAGTCCGCCGACCCCGACGCGCTCGGCCAGGGCACCGCCGACCCGCTGCCCGCCTTCTACAAGGGCAAGTTCGCGCTGCTGCCGGCCGGCGTGTACCTGCGCCAGCAGGTCGCCGAGCAGGCGCCCGACGGCTTCGAGTGGGTCACCCTGCCCGGCCCGAAGGGCACCACCGCCCAGCAGGGCGCGGTCTCGCAGACGCTGTCCGTCGCCCAGGACAGCAAGCACCCCGAGGAGGCGATGAAGTTCATCGCCCACTTCCTCAACGGCCCCAACCAGGCCAGGCTCGCCAAGGGCGACTGGCTGCTGCCGACGTCCCAGGCGGCCGCCTCCGACCCGGCGATCACCACCGAGGAGAACGGCTGGGACGTCGCCACCGCCTCCGCCAAGAACCTCGTCGTCGCGCCCTTCCTCAAGGTGAACGGGTTCGACGAGTGGAAGACCAAGGTCGCCACGCCGGTGCTGCAGGAGTACTTCGCCGGCAAGATCAGCCTCGACGACGCGGCCAAGCGGCTCGTGGAGGAAGGCAACAAGGTGCTGGAGCGGTACCAGCGGTGA
- a CDS encoding carbohydrate ABC transporter permease has translation MRRLPQYAALAAYVVFLAFPLLWLLSTALKTPQEMALADPTWIPREPTLANFTDAFGEQDLVGAAARSLGVALASSVVTVVISLPAAYAMARYRGLVNKIAIGWVLVSQVFPFILIIIPLFMILRDLELVNTLPGLVVVHVTFTLPFALWMLQGYVRAVPPELEEAAAVDGATRLRSIVSVVAPLLAPGVVATLLFAFISSWNEFMFALVILQNPDVMTLPLTLVRFTGPEGVARLGPLAAASLMATIPSLIFFAIIQRRLKSGLMAGAVKG, from the coding sequence ATGAGACGCCTGCCGCAGTACGCCGCCCTCGCCGCGTACGTCGTCTTCCTGGCCTTCCCGCTGCTCTGGCTGCTGTCGACGGCGCTGAAGACGCCGCAGGAGATGGCGCTGGCCGATCCCACGTGGATCCCGCGCGAGCCGACGCTGGCCAACTTCACCGACGCCTTCGGCGAGCAGGACCTCGTGGGCGCGGCGGCGCGCAGCCTCGGCGTGGCGCTGGCCTCCAGCGTCGTCACGGTGGTGATCTCGCTGCCCGCCGCCTACGCGATGGCCCGCTACCGCGGCCTGGTCAACAAGATCGCGATCGGGTGGGTGCTGGTCAGCCAGGTGTTCCCGTTCATCCTGATCATCATCCCGCTCTTCATGATCCTGCGGGACCTGGAGCTGGTGAACACGCTGCCCGGCCTGGTGGTCGTGCACGTGACGTTCACGCTGCCGTTCGCGCTGTGGATGCTGCAGGGCTACGTCCGGGCGGTGCCGCCGGAGCTGGAGGAGGCCGCCGCCGTGGACGGCGCGACCCGGCTGCGCTCGATCGTCTCGGTCGTCGCGCCGCTGCTCGCGCCGGGCGTGGTGGCCACGCTGCTGTTCGCGTTCATCTCGTCGTGGAACGAGTTCATGTTCGCCCTCGTCATCCTGCAGAACCCCGACGTCATGACGCTTCCCCTCACCCTGGTGCGCTTCACCGGTCCTGAGGGGGTGGCCAGGCTCGGCCCGCTGGCCGCGGCGTCGCTCATGGCGACGATCCCGAGCTTGATCTTCTTCGCAATCATCCAGCGGCGACTGAAGTCCGGCCTGATGGCCGGCGCCGTGAAGGGCTAG